One Dysidea avara chromosome 8, odDysAvar1.4, whole genome shotgun sequence genomic window, GCCTTGTTCTTCACAAGTGACCACTTAGCCTCATGTGTGATAGAATACTGTAACTACATATAATTTCTGTAGATTGCAGTGCTGATGAAGTTACAATAGATGATATTAGTGTAGCTAGGGAAACTGTAACTGTTGAATTTTCATCTGATCCAAATTCCAGGTTTAGATGCAGGCTGAACAATCAAAGGTCTAGGCAATGTGAGTGTACTTGTACAAGACTAGCTACAGACTGGATGTGTCAAAACTGGTCATGATCATGTACACAATTAATGTTTTACCTTCCACTGCATAACATGTTCTCATTACAGGCACCAGTCCTGTGACATATACTGGGTTGAGTAGAGGAAGGTATCGTGTTACTGTACAAGCTGCTTGTCCTGGTCAAAGATTTCAAGGTGGAAACGCTTTGTAGTATGTGCATAAATCCATAGCAAAGATGATGGATAGAACAGATAACTGGTTTTGAACTAGTAGGCTATTTGGTTGACATTAGTTTGAATTAGTTGATAGATGCACACACATGTTGTAGCTTATTGCTTCTGTGAGCTCAACACGGTAGATATTATATTAGATAAAGACAGCTAAATTATAGATAGCATGGCTGGTACATAAGCTAACTATAAACTGctgatagaaaattttattaattttattgcaaTCAGTTGCATACACTGTAGTGGACTGAATTTTTTCTTTTTCCAAGCAAAAATATTCTAGCAAACAGCTGTAGTTACATGATTTACACTGAACTGTAGAATATGCAGGTGGACCCACTGCTTGTTCGGAGGTTTATAGTACACAATTACTTAACCTAGAGACCAGCCTATTGTGTTAGCATAATGTAGAGCATATATAATAGCCATAGGTACCAGAAAGCATCAAGCatgcataatgctagcataataggctaaacCTGGTAGGGTTTCTGCCTGGTGTCGAGAGGTCCAAGGTTCGATGCTCGAGCAGAGACTTACTGCTACTGTTGTTTCTACCTCCATTGCTCCAGCCACCCAGCTGTTAAACCAGGAACATATCGTATGTGTAATTCAGGGCATAGCTGAAGAACAACCTTGGCTGATGCTGTCATCCCTGCAAAAATAAATTTGAAAGAGAAAAAGCGATCTTAATTTTCCGTAAAATTTAGTCTGTGGGCCAGACACACATGCATTGTATCGCATGAAGTGCTCAAAATAAGTACTGGAACATTACAATAGTCATtgattctaataaagcaatcatgtTATTGTACCTTCCAAAAACTTTGAGTGCATAAACtaattttgcaaattttgtaATTTTGCGTGTCTCATAAACTACTGCAAGTGTTCCATATTGGCTGATAGAGCAATGCCTTCAATTTTCTGCAACGCTTGCTGCAAAGAAATGATTCAATATAGCTAGCTGACTAGCTGACTGCGACTACATCTCAAGTTTCAATGCTTTAGGGATTTCCTTTTGCTTTTACAAATGACTGTGTGCGTTTAAGGTCCCAATATTGGGTCATTGACCATGCCATGCTCTACTGTGTATTATTCTGCTCAGAAAAATGATTAATAGCTACCACCCACACATAGATATCAATTAAGACTAGTGATAGATATACTATATGCGTGCCTTAAATTTGAAAGTCTGAAACTATTTCCCTTTGGAACAGCATGGCATGGATTTAAATTTTTCGTGTCTCATACTGCAGCATCTACAGTCTTCAGGGCAAATAACATTTTCCTCACGTGAGTGCGGAAACAGGCGCGGCCAAGtgtgggcgcgcgctttgtTTATTTCTTTGTTGTCGTCACACTGCATAGTGAAGGACATCATGTCTTCTCCGCTTATCAAAAGGCATGTTGTATTTCTGTTGTTAATTGTACTTATCATAATTGGATGTTTTGGCGTGTATTTTAAAGGAAGAACAGCGTCGATTAGCGGTACGCCAGACTTTCTTGAGAGCCGCGAGACTGCCTCAAGAGGCGCTTCCACTAAGACTACAGATAATAGACGTCCCATTATATATGATAAGACAAAAGCGACGAGAAAGCCCAAGAAAGGTTTAACAGTTCAACAGAGTACTCAGCCGCGTTCCAAGTCGTTCAAATCATCTTTTATGGAAACCGCAGCGATAAAACGATTTGGAACTGACCTGACGGACGAAGCACTGGCTCAATTTAAGAAGTGTGCCGGTCGTGTGTTGTCACAACGCAGCAGTGGATATATAGAAATACCCCCGTCTAAGCAGCACTGTAAAACAATGTCATTTAGAAAGTCAGGACTAACAGTATTACTGGTTAGCTATCCGGGATCAGGAAACTCATGGGTGAGACAGCTACTCGAGACAACTACAGGAATTTACAGTGGCTCGTTTCCTTGTGATTCAACATATGTTCAAGCTGGAATGATTGGGGAAGGAGTAAGAACAGGCAATGTGATTGCGATCAAGGCCCACAAGATGTCTAAATCAGTGGATTATGACAAAGTAATATATTTAATCAGAAATCCATTTGCTACACTTGTTGCTGATTGGAGCCGATTTGAATCGAAGAAATTTGACATGAATACTAGACATGTGCATGAAGTGGGTCAGGAACACTTCAGTAAGTGTGTgataagtatatgttaaagcattgccacgagggctatatgaaaaataaagcacgaggtaTGCTGCCTTGATACTATTAAAGCacgaggccaagcgccgagtgctttatttttcatatagcatgagcaaggcaatgctttaaaatgATTTTGAACTTTCTAGTTGTAGCTTGTagccatacactaggactcataattaacacgcattgcacgaattattagcagcctaaatgcacacaaactagtttgaCAAAGTAATAGTTTAGCTTCATCACATATTTTGGTAGGTTTTGGTcttaacccacaatcgattctattgtgacacacggtaaagtatttccgtgatatctccaggacttgtccctTTATATtaattaacaaacgtaacagcaatgttaccttctcccacccatcatcgaagcatttaggtatgtctataaaagcaatccagtggtagaactcttgttggctggggtgattgaccactcagcacggcgcaggctatcagccttcaccggcttgggtgattagtcatactggcatGAGCACCGCGGGCTATTAGTCTGTACTAGAGCACGTGgacaactgtgctttattgcccacaaagagtgctttattgtaccgcaaagagtgctttattgtaccgcaaagagtgctttattgtacgaTTAAAGCattctttgcggtgcaataaagcactgtttgccctaaagtatactttatgaaatttaagtACACTTTTTTTCCTCTGATCttgcccacacaaagttctataactAACCATGATTAATTGAACTTTCAAAGGATAACACTTATTTTTTTTTGCGCAAAAATTAATGTCAGGAGCCCATAGGTGTTGCAAGGCACAAAGGAGTGTAACACTCAGGATATAGCTGTGTTCTACCTTTTATGAAATGCCTTTGCATCTACATGTCCTTATAGAGAGAGCAGTAATTGCCTGCGCTGTGCCTGGTTATGTTAGCAGGTGCTAACAGTTAATATGCAGCCATGGAGTGTCAGTAATACTCGTAGTAGGCCTGTGCGATAATGGAAAAACCTATATCTCGATAAATTCCGATAATAAAAGCCTATTTATCTCGATAAAcgatattatctcgataatgatCATACAATATAACACTGAACACTAAAGAACTTTCAAGTAAGTGATGGTTGTTAAATTTAGTCTCAATATTGTTATACTGTTAGTCATActgttatttttaaatttatcttTTCTTCTTGTTAACTTCTAGGTTTGCACCAAGGAAGACCAACATGTTAACATTCTCCGGTAGTAGACAGGCTCTTTTTTCATTTACTACATGTCCAGCCACACTAAACGCACGCTCTGATGGCACTGAGGTTGCTGGAATACATAAAAATTTCCTGGCTAACCGTGCTAACCGTGGATAGTGTTTCTGATTGTCTCTCCACCATACTAGAGGGTTACCCACTGTACTAGGATCAATTTCAATGGCAatgtaattgctcatttccCTTTCTACTTCAGCTTTGATTCTTTCACTGTCTGATAGTGGTGCACCTTCATCTTGAGATTTGGAATTAACAACATCATCCAACAAAGACATCAAGCCTTTCTTGGCCTTTTTAGATGGTAGAGGaggatcatcatcatcagtcaGATTAATAGTGCTTGTACTAGTATCAAGGCTGTTGCTATCATCATCATTCAACTCTTGTGCTTCTTCTTGCACAGAAGCAATTGTAAAGCTCTTGTCACTGTCAGTCATGAAAGCAAGGGCTTTAAATCTAGGGTCAAGGAAGCATGCCTTGTTAATCAAGCTCATGACATCATCGTAACGATCTTTGAGATCACCCATCACAATCTTTTTCATTGTTTTAGCCAGTGAGGAATCTGAAGAATTTTCAACCAAATGTATTGACAAAAGCTTGTATAATAGTGGTCTTACGGCTGAAATGGTTACTAGTTTTTCACCACCCAGTGTCTCAGTGATCTCCACAATGGGTTGTAAAACTTCCAAAAATGTTTCCATTATTGAAATCTCAGCATCACTGGGCATAAAATctgtttttttaatttcaattaAGGTAGCACACAGTGGCTGACGCTGTTGAAGCAAACATTTCAGCATGTAATATGATGAGTTCCACCGTGTAGTGACATCTTGAACCAAACTTAGTTCCTCAACATGCAAGTCTGTTTGTTTCTGCTTTAATATATATATGAAGACTTAGAAGAGTGATGAAAATGGGTCACTACACGGCGGGCACGAGCAAGAGCTCTTGATATTTGTGGAATTTCCATAGCTTTCTTAACTCCAATTTGAAGAGTGTGGGCTAGACAACCAAAGCGAGGCCATGACAGTATTTCAGTTGTACAAACAATGTTTCGTGCATTATCAGTGGTTATAGACACAAGATCATCATGTTTAAGATCCCACCTTGCAAGGCTATCCTTTAACTCATCAGCTAAATTGACACCTGTGTGCTCCAATGGCATTTCAGCAGTGTCCAAAAGGTGAGCTTGTAGATTCCATAATTCATCAATATAATGCACGGTATGTGTAATATAACTATGGTTAGCACGGGAGGTCCAACCATCAGTGGTAAGTGAAAAATTCTTTAGACCACGTGCCATAGCAGCAGCAATTCTTGCTTTCTCACTCTGATAAATTTCTGAAATGTAATTCTGTGAGAAGGTCTTCCTATCAGGAACCACGTATCTTGGCTCAAAAGTACGCAACATAGCCCGAAATCCCACATTGTTGACTATGCTAATGGGCAACATATCCTTCGctatattgtattattgtattaatgctttacagtgaccagcactataCAATGGCTTACTGATTGGTTAAGAGTTTTCCACCTTTTCAAGTTTGTTGACAGTGGCTCGAACTGACGGAAAGCTTCACTAATGGGTGGTTGGTTGGCAGACACGGCACTACACTGACTTTTGACCAGTTGCCGTTTAGGCTTTTACTTTCAAATATTCCGAGCGGTGGTTGTATTCCAATGAGAGATCATATTGGTGGTGTTTCCAAGATAGTTCATCTTCTTTGGGCAGAGCGTACAGTAGACTTCAGTCCGCTTCTTTTTATCTTTCTCCAAGTACTGCCCATTTTCCGCTGGGAAGCCAAAGTATTCCCAAACAGAACTCTTTGCTTTTTCAAGCTTTAACAGTTCACGAGGACTATCACGACACTCACTGCTTGAGTCACTGCTAGAATCACTGCTCGCACCACTTTAAGTGCTCATTTCACTAACACAGataaaacaaaacaacacaagGTGAATCACGAGATACATGATTACGTAAGCaattgcatcataattaattatCGTATAATAATCGATTACAAGGAATATAATATCGCTATCTCGATAACCCTTCGTCCTAGCGCGATAATCTTATTATCGctattatcgcacagccctaaCTCGTAGGGTAGTTAAAAGAATGATTTCAACATAGTTCTGTTTCTGGTCCGAGAGCTTACAAAAATGATTACTGAGTTCATTGTTAAGAGTTGTTCAGGTTCTTTGGTttacaaatagcacacaagCACTTAGACTCATCATGGCTTCTTTTGAAAAACAATAGCTTGaaggtgatgatgcaataaaccactgaACAGCAGTGAATATAGCCCTATATGGACTTGAACTTTACTTGAGGTTAAGTAATTAGTCAAATGTTGGAACCACTAGTATCACGCTCCTTACGAGCATCTAAAGTTATTACAAAATAAACACATTATGTGTTTTAGGGAAATCTAAGAAAACTGTTTATTATAAGTTTCTCCTCTGAAAGTTTTTGAATTACTAATGGTAGCTAGATATAGAGTACTGGCTGCTAACGTGGTACTTGAGATATGAGAACACCAGTAATATAGAGGCTTAGTAATAGTTCCAAAATAGTTTGTAAAgtacctggaaaatcaggacacttggttTATCTGTTAAGATTTTCTGCTTTTGTAATTGCTACATGGTGGTTGATGGTGCTGTGGTTTGATTGGCAACGATTTTAATTTAACAAACTTTAGCTGTGTTTGCCAAAATAAGATACCCATATACGTAACAGGAATGATTCGTGGAAGAAAACATTCACGAATTTCGCGATTTTAGATGCATTCACAACTGTTTTCTTGCAAAAATTTTTCCTACAATTAAAAGCTTGTTTTTTTCATGGATCAGTTGATGCAGCATTCATATAAACGAGTGCATAAGCAGGTAGCTACTCGCCTTGTTACTCGCTAAACTGCTATATATATGTGACGGTATAGCCATGCAGTGAGGTGTAAAAACATGTGATTCAAATTTGAACAGAGATGCAAACTTCAGcgaaaaaaaaaatctgtgaTATATACTCATGCAAGAGGAATGGGACAAATATAATTGCAGTCTGGTGATTCACTGTGCCAGAATGGCATTTCTTAGTCTCAGTTTTAGTGCCACCCCCAAAGCTAGGCGTGCCTATCGTCTGCGCTCATTATCGTGAATTGCTACTTCTCCAGCGAAGCAGCGATCATGCATGGCTACTAGTACGTGTAGTACGCAAGAGAGTCAAGCGATACAGTAGAGCATTCCCTATCCATGATTAATCCATTGAAGGTGCGCACCCAATTATTAaattactttatgcaataaatTGCAAATGTTTTCTCACGAATGAGGAAACACTACGAAATAGTAGATAATTCAtgaatgttttcttccgcgaATCATTCCCGTTGTACGGTACAACCAACTGCTAGTACAATTTGTCCATGGTCTGGTGTGACTATAAAGTAATCATTCATCACGTTTAACAGTCCACTGATGTGCTTCATTTTGCTTCATTTGCCAATTTGCCCAATGATTTTTAATGCCTGCAAATTTAATCACGTAGATTGTATGTAGGTCACCAAGCTAATTAACTCCCAAACAATGTGCTCCAACTCATACTCATTCCGCTCTATTTCCAcccattatacagtgttacaaatgaacaaAAAGTTCCTCAGCAGTGCTCCCGATAGGAATTCTTAAGCTCCAGGACAAAATATCCTGACCAATCCAAACTTGTCTGGACAAATCTATACTTTGCAAGGACACAAGTGACCTTATAACACTGCCTGTAGTAAGCATTCTCTGATGTAAGGCACACTGGCTGTAGGCATTCCCTTTGTTGTGCTGAGGATAGACATTCTTTTATGTCTGAGATACTATTACAAGTGACTTTGTGAGTTTCTGTACAGCAGAGgggttggcattggtacattagTGGTCATTCTCTTGGGTGGCTTGAATgtttaatctcctagcaaccaagagacAGCTATTAGtagtaaagtaaacagtcaAATATGCACAACCTGGGCTATTTGGGCTGCTttgataggacattatgtcctgccaaatacaattatggtcagacattggCTAATTTGTCCGGAAATTGTCCATTGTCCGACCGTTATTGGGAGCATTGctcagtcactacagaaattatggaTGTTTTTTTTGATAGCCAGCATTGAAGCCACAAAGAAGATGatcatgatgcatacattgtagctgctgcggttggaagaaatcaagcccatagtgttagccatagttgagttatgcttggctggaggcatcaggcagctgcagtcagtcagtcagtaaaaaattaatatttcatAGGGAGAGTTTAATAATGCTATTACTGGCTCTTGGATATTAACTAAAAGTAAATGTGTGGATTGAGCTATGAAGATGTGACTTGGCTCAATTCATAgaggtatagtgctttccctgaTTAAAATGTGTGcaaattttcttttatgtgacacaTGTATTTTCACCCAATTTATTTCAATACATACTTGGAAATTTTGCAAAAACGATGAGTTTTTGTTGAGCTGGTGACATATATTAACCAAACAGTAATAGACGCAGGCTTTATTCATTACACAAAAAAACTGGGCATGGCTCGTATTGGATTACTTGTAGTGAATAAAATAGGTGATTAGAAGATGGCTATCTGGtttatacagtacagctcacgggtAACGTCGCATGTACATGCACGACCCGCGTGAGGTGCGCTTGAGTGACCAGCGTGGAtacagcaaggctacagtaTTGCTCCATGATAGCAAACTTTACTCAAGAGCATCAGGCAAGACGAGATAACAGGACTCGCCTATGGTGTTGGGAGGCGGCACTGGCTCAGTTCCGCCAGCTGTGAGGTCTCCTGttgcaatgcctgtgttgtagctaccgaatacttagtcacttagctactgacttgacctTTCATGTACTACAgtcagtactgtagctagcagtagctactgtagacctagatggattggtcgcAAAGTAATACGACAGAACCcaagttagtgcatttttcaaattcatattttctttatctagatagccaaaggaatggtcaaccgaagtttcaacttagaagccaagaaattttgaagttacagtgctacaaagtggcaacagcaaaaaatcaatttgtacagtgacgaTCATAACGTATAagtgcagtcctctaccaagatacAACTTGCACCATCGAATTCTCCTTGAACAAGCAAGtccattgctgggtaaattTTGTCTTTCAGGCCTTTCCTACAACTAGGAGAAATCGACGAAGGTGAACAAACGTGAGAAAAGGCAATAGTGAACCGCTTGTCCAATGCAAGGCAAACTAACGCTGCTATCTTCCGTCTTCTTGGGagtactgacacaaaacaaagattttggaactcctcttgctttggggatcatgatGCTATCAAAGTTTTTTGTGGTATCACTTTCCTTCAGTATGAAACAAGTGCTTTagaatttacagaattttttcaattttgtaaatattccacccattgcaTTCTGCGGGCCGGCCAGTatgtgtttattgcattctactgtaaaattagctagctaggcttgcacgaacatatGGGATcggtcacaaatgtttatgtgatttaagtaTTGTATGGAGGTACTAAActcagtagcgagtgttctcatgtgtggcgAGTTTTTTGCGtggctagtgcatatccacgtaatgttccacaggtattgtacagtacattacaaaagaatgatcccgcgagaagacacgagcattactcgcatgtgtatactcatgatgttacctgtgagctgtactgtacgcTCAAGTCAGCAGAAATAATCAGTTTTTGAGGATTTACACTTCCCATCATCACTGTCAAGCAACCATAAAACAAGATACATGTAATCTATGTGGTCCAATGTACAATTCGGGTACGTTTCCAACAAGATACGTTTTTACACAGACAGTAAGATACGCTTATTTACAGACAGGAAGATATTTTACAATTGGGACCCACCTGTAgtatattttcagtatagtcactataAATTGAATTCCTTGTtgttcctactgtctagcactataattccaaaactactcaccacaatagGCTAAAACTTTAGTGATctattccttggacactgctgagAATaccaaaaaaaataaataaaatttggaAGTTGTGCAACTAGACAGGTTGTTGCTGAGGTGGTTCCATATATATCAGTCAGAAAGCTGTTTGTCTTTCTTTGTCATTCCTGCTATGTTGTGTCTATAGctgtggttgttctattagaatacttgaCTGTGACTACTGTatactagagtatctcagtctTCCTGCTTATcatcatacaatacagttacagtaCAATTAGGAGCCAGAACACCTGCCTAAAAATGGTTGCTAAAATCATTGTAGGAAGTTCTACTTGACAAAAAGTATCTTTACAGTACTGAACACAGCCCGGCACTGTGAACATTCCCTTAATGATGATTAGCATAGTAGACACAATACGACAACACAATACGACAACCAAGCCCTTACAGAGGCTCATTCTAATAAagtaattactctaatacaatagcCATGACACTCATAGCTACACCTACCTCAGTTGTGGCTATACTACTGACAAGTTATTAGACTGAAGTAGGTGTACCTTGATTCCtaactttttatttctatgttgaaatttttaattttctaCAATTTAAACTACAGAAACTCTTTTGACATTGAATTAATATGAGTAGATGTACACATGTTTAATATACAGGTAACAATTCAAAGTGGGATAAAGCTGTTAGAGAAGACTCAACTGCTTGGGAGAAGCATGTCGCTACATGGCTTGGACACATTCAGCGACCAACTCTAGTGGTACAATATGAAGAATTGCAGAGAAACCTTGATGGAGAACTAAAACGGATGTTAGATTTCCTGGAACACCCGTACACTGAAGATGATATACAATGTACTGTCCATTCTACAGTGGATGGCTTTCATAGGAAACACACTAAACAATTAGATCCTTATACTCCATCTCAAACACAATTCCTATTAAATAAACTTCATCTTGTAGATAATGTACTAAAAGAAAATAACATTTCTTATCACAATGTTTATACTTAGCTATTCATACAAAGATCATAATTATTAAATTGTGTAATTTTTCATAATTTGTACTTTTGTAACAATTAAAATATTAATTTATGGAAGCTAAATTATAATTAAACATTTTCCCACCTCTTTAAAGTTGAGGTGAGTACCTCCAAGTCAACTATGCTGTGCCAAAACAACAATAAGAGTAAGTGTGTTACTTGTATGATTGTATACATACTATGGAGGTAGGCAAGTGTAAGTAGCTCATAACAATGTGTTATAGTTTTGTGCTAACGTTTCATTTGTCTTCTCCCTGTGAAGTAGACGATGTTATTCATGCATGGGAGATCTGGGAGCTTAGT contains:
- the LOC136265117 gene encoding sialate:O-sulfotransferase 1-like isoform X1; its protein translation is MSSPLIKRHVVFLLLIVLIIIGCFGVYFKGRTASISGTPDFLESRETASRGASTKTTDNRRPIIYDKTKATRKPKKGLTVQQSTQPRSKSFKSSFMETAAIKRFGTDLTDEALAQFKKCAGRVLSQRSSGYIEIPPSKQHCKTMSFRKSGLTVLLVSYPGSGNSWVRQLLETTTGIYSGSFPCDSTYVQAGMIGEGVRTGNVIAIKAHKMSKSVDYDKVIYLIRNPFATLVADWSRFESKKFDMNTRHVHEVGQEHFSNNSKWDKAVREDSTAWEKHVATWLGHIQRPTLVVQYEELQRNLDGELKRMLDFLEHPYTEDDIQCTVHSTVDGFHRKHTKQLDPYTPSQTQFLLNKLHLVDNVLKENNISYHNVYT
- the LOC136265117 gene encoding uncharacterized protein isoform X2 gives rise to the protein MDICYTTTLLDSVLEMEHVTVIHSGNLEGQSPYMTEDSSCSNCPDDKKSCVNNLCSNVSCPVLDPPNNGMIDCTSNEVGSTCTFKCNTGFELTSSASRTCQDNGTWSGTETTCTPGNNSKWDKAVREDSTAWEKHVATWLGHIQRPTLVVQYEELQRNLDGELKRMLDFLEHPYTEDDIQCTVHSTVDGFHRKHTKQLDPYTPSQTQFLLNKLHLVDNVLKENNISYHNVYT